The nucleotide window CATTATTGAAGGTTCATTTTCTATTTCCTTTGCCTCTTGTGGAGGCCATTTAATACGCATCCAATATGCCCTATTGCGTGGAGCTCTAATGCATAAGAGTTGCATTTCAAGGATTCAATTATTTGTTTTAGAATATAATCAAAACAACAATTTTTGGCTTGGTATATTGCTTCAAAgttaaaataattgtttatcTTGCATTTTCATTAAATTCACATAGTTTGAACTCTCACGAAACCCTACTGCTACTCTACGCTAGCACAATAGCACCCATAAACTTTTCCATTGCTTATATTAaaagcattttttcttttccggTTAGACAATTTgactgataaaaaaaaaaaaaaaacccgaaAAAGGGGAACCAAATTGtactaaatataatttaaatggtGAGATAAATTAAGTGTATTTCTACATCACAAATAGCTCATTGAATTGCTGCCAAATCAGCTTTATTATTCATAAACAACTGACTAAGTAGTTGATTCATTAACTTTCGTTTTATAATCAACTCAACAACTACACCTTGAATAAAGTCATTATATTTGGTAactattggaaaaaaaaaatcatagctttgaacaatatatataacaattaagAAATATATCACTCATGCTAAAGGAGAGTTATGTGAGCTTAACCCAGTAGTAGATAATGTATGAGCCTAACATATTGACCCATGAATACAGCCAGCATTTCTCTTTTACAAGTATCAAAATTGTTAACATGCATTAACTGGTTTATTACAAGGAAGAAGGTTGATttgaatctttttctttgtaaaaTGCTATAATTTAATCTATATTCCAATTGAAAGGCCAAAACTCCAAGAAATGAACCAAAGAGAATTGAACACAGCACACATAATGCTTGCTTCAAAATGGCCATAGGTCATCATTGTCACTTGTCTACCCCTCCTCACAGGCATAAATATAATTCTGCCCCAACCGCCTCCAAGATCAGCACTATCTGTTTCTTCCTCTGCTTCCTTGTACTCTTCGTCTTCATCACCATCATCCTTGTCAGTTTCCGCAGCATCAGAATCACAAGTTATCCCATTCACTACTTCATGAGGGGTATCATCAGCTTCTTGCATTTTCAACCAATCCTCTAAAACAGTGAGGGGAAAAAAATTTCAGAGTTCAGACCATATATTTTGTTCAAAAAGTATTTCAACAGGAAACAAATACGCACAAGCGTAAACAAGTACCATAATTAATCTCAAGGTCCTCTGGATTTCTTTTATCATGCTGCTCCTTGAGAGTCTCGAGTTTTATATCATCGAGGGGCCAAGGTTCCCTAGTCCAATGCAAGAGTGAAAAGTTTTCAGAAGTTCATATCATGAAAGCATATATGCCACAAAACATGACCATAGGCTTGTTTTAAAGTCATGAAAAGAGTTCTCACCATTTCTACTTAGAATTTAGTTATAAAGCTGTCAACAGATTTACACCTTTAAGAATTTAATCAAGTTAACATTGCATATAATTGTAAGCATAGTTCAATTCATTAAGTGATGACATGTCCATATTAGGTTAGATATTATGAAAAATAGTCAACATTGacaattattaaaattactCTCTTACTGTAGCTAATTCTTAGGTTCAAACATGGAAGACAAACACTTGCCTTGGTCTTTGTCCTCGTCTGAAAGCAACAAAGGAAAATTTTTCATCTTCAAAGCCGCGTAAAGGCTCACCCTTTGAACGCTGCAAAGTGATACAATATAGATTATAGACAAGAAAGAAATGTTAATCACTTTGATATCAACAGAAGAGGAAAACAGAAATTGAGGACCACATGAATCTCCCCAATGCATTAAGCAAACTATGGATTTAGTAGAAACCTTGTAAGCACGCTGTGAGGACGTCCTTTCCATCCGCTGAACAAAATGACAATATTTTCCAGATTTTACCAGCGGACAAGTCCCATCATGAGGACACTGCACAAAGGGAATTTACtaaatgaaaaagatagaaTGGACACACAAAATTAGACTGCATAATAGGAAAAATGCAGAGTGAAAATGGGCTGGTTTGGTTTCAATTccatttgttgttgattttgtaaaggaaatatagaaaataagaaacaataGGAAACACAATTTTATTGTATTatctatttttaacttttttacgaaatcttgaaagaataaattataaaaaaaaatcaataaagcCCTAAAATACTTACAGGAGCAACCACAAAAGCCCCAGCTTTCTGAGTCATCAAATCTTTACAAGCAGCTTCATTTTTAAGACTCGATTTACGGTGTCTCTACAAATTCAGCAAAAGACCATTCAGAGATTGTTTATCATTGTTCAAGATTTTGCTAACAGAACAATATAAATACAGTAAATATACTCTTTCTTCCATCCATAATATGTGAGATCTCATTTGAGCAATAATATTGGATCCATGAGGtgttccaggttcaatcaaaacctgcaaaataaatagaaataaatgATAGAAATAGATCAAACAGAAAGATAAATTTATCAAGTTCGAAATCACATAAAATTGTTACTTTATAAAGTAATATTCAAAGGAAAAGAATAAACGAAAATATAACTTTATGAAATTTACAACTGCTTTCGTTAACTTCTTCCAATAGAAATTATTTTCTATGATTtataaacatttttctttgctcCTAAAGCTCCTTTTCTTTCCCAGTTACTTTGCTCCTAAAGCTCCTATGGTAACATCTAAATAAGTTCCAGAAATCCTATCTCTCATAGTACAAGAAACTATTAGAATCATACCAGAACATCCTGTGTTAGATCCCAAAGCTGGCGAACTATGGTAATTCGATCTTGTAGTGATGGGATCTCTCCAAGCACATAAGACTTCAATCATGAAACAGATTGAAAGAAATAAGCATTCATTTAAGAAACGAGAAAGATAATTTACAGTTTTCACAGCTAATGCTTATGAGAAATGCCAACAGTAGGACAGATGAGTAGTGAAAAAGAAATATATCTGCAAATCTATCAGACCTGAAAAATAGATTTTGATATATGAAAAGCAATATgcagaaataaaattttatatatagttaAGCATTGgttttctctaattttaaatatattgtaCCAGCAGTAAAAGAACAACCATGCTAAgtgtacataaaaaatatccaCCCgtataaaatatgttaaaatacaaaatacacctagaaaatgagtaaaacaatgtatgtatttatatacaaatatatagtgGCTGATTTTTGTGTGCACATAGCATTTTTTGAATATTCATGAAGTATAGAttgtttatctaatttttaaattaattactcgttttattgaagatgatgctgctagagatttattttatatagcACTCATGCAATTCTTTTGTATATGaacattgttattattactttagCATACATgccaaaacaataatcaatatttGATATTATTACTTAAGAACAAAAATTTCATACTGATTTCAGAATCAGATATAGTTTGCATAAACTAAAGAACAAATAACTTGATACTAATATAGGTAAAAAATCCAAAGGAATAAACTTACAGCAATCACAAGGTCATGCCCTCTCTCTGATTTCCCAATACTTTTGGAAAGTGCTTGAATGCTATCATAACTATGAATAAGTGGCAAATTCTTGAGACCTATAGCAGAACAAATACCACACTTTATCAACTATCAAATAATTTTCTCTGGAATTTCCTAAGAAATATCAGACATGAAAGAATTCAATATATTCAATCCCacaagaaaatccacttcatAATTCATGTAAACTCCACAACATTTTATAAGGGAAAAAGTCTTAGGATACAGTTGATTATTCAGATCGTTGTAAGCATCGTCACTTGAAAGAGAAGTATTTTAATGTAGAAATGAATAACCACACCGAGTGAAATCAATCAGATATATCTCGCACTTTAAAATCTCCTTGTGCCTTCAAGGCCTTTAGCTGACACTATTTTCTCTTATAACAGGTAAACCAACGGCTCGCTGTTTTTCTCCTGGCAACATACTTTCACCTCAACATGAGAAAACACTCATTCTTAGCAAGACTATTACTACTCTATCCAATTGCTTAAATTGGAATGATATGATAGGTAATAATTAAGTATAGCCTCTGACAGTTCTTTCTATCATATGCAGCCAATCAATAATCTAAAAGTGTTAAGTTTGTGGCGACCATCTTCAAATCCAAGTTTGCTTCTCTTCAAACTGTTAGGTCACCAAACACCTCTAACAAAAAAACTGATTTATGGATTTAATCACCTTTGGCTTTTGTCAATAATGCAAGAGAAGGAATCAAATCAACAATCCCAACTGTATAACATACAAACATACAAAAGATTTAAGTAAATAGGGCTATATCCATGAACCAAAAATTGATTCCAGATATCAGTCTCATGCAGACAATCATGAGTATGTTATTTATCTCTGATCCACCTGAGACAGAGAAGGTTACATAttcaaattttggaaagttCTGTAGGTACTCTGTTAATCTGAGGTAGTTCAAATTTTATGCCGGTGCTGCTTGATCTATTTTGTTTTAGCTTCCAAAACATGACATTGATGATACATCCCATAGATCCTTTGGGATACATGACCGAGATCACCAAAAATTCCAACCCAAATCCTGTTGATTACTGATAGTGTATCATAGGTATATGAAAAGACTGGAAAAAATTTAAAGTCTTTATAAAATGTTTGCAAATCCTTCACTATTTTCAGTAACTTTGCTCAACAACTGGAATAAAGCATGTACTTTTCTTTTAATGATTCCAAACTTTATAGGAAGCATATAtaatctttctatttttaaacttATGCTTTTCTAGGCAAGCCTAGCACAACGCAACACCCTTGTCCATAAAACATATGATGGCATCCCCCATTCTGATGGTTATATTTGCAGTAGAATGTGACAGTTATTATTGATTAATAAACCCTATGCATAGCTAATATTATTCTGATTTGCTCAAGAATGACATCAACACAATCATTATATGCATTTTAGCGCACCATCTTCTCTTGCCGCAAATTTACACACAATGTTGGTTTGTTTCCCCTCTAGCCTTTTCCTAAAACTTATATTTCTGTATCATCCCTTACAATAATTAAAAACCTCAAGAAACCTATCATATTTTGATAAAACGGATCATAAATTACCTTGTATAAGACTTCGACCTGCACGCTGCATTGACTGCGATGGTTCTATTAGATTAACTTTTTGCATAGATTTTGGCCAGACTTCTTGCAGTGCCCTGCATCAGATTCAAAAGTGAATAATAAATTAGTCCAAAATAACTAAAACTTATGATATCAAAGTTAACCATTCACCAAAGTAAAGTTCAAGAATCTTTTACCAGAAAGCTGAACCTGTCCCAGCACCAAAATCTAATACCTTGGCTGGGGAGAAACCAGGAAGCCTTTTACGAACCTAAAAAAACATTAAGCAATTTGAGATTAATTTCAAATCCAGCAACATTTTATTCAAAAGTTAGTTATATTAGGTTATTATAgtgaacataaataaaagaagtaaAACATTTGGACCTTAAGGATGCTCGAATCCCACATAAGTGTAAGAGAGAGATTAACAGTTTCCAATCCCAGATACTAGAGATTAACAGATTCCAATCCCACaaaagtactcacagagcatatCTAAGAGcttgtgccatggtgcatgtttTTTGCCGAtaatatcgtccttatgggagaatcaagagaagacctaaataagaagttggatttgaggagaagctctaaaagtgtatggtctgtgcataagccgtagcaagatggaatatatggaatgtaagttcggcCGCCGAAAGAAAAACCCTAATACGAAGGTGAatattggagaaaacatcctacgaaaagttaaaagttttaagtatcttggatGCATCGTACAAGATAATGAagagattgaacaggatgtaaatcataggatctaAGCAGGTTGATCAAAATGGCTGAGTGCGTCTGGTTTTTTATGCGACGAAAAagtctttaaaacttaaaaggtaaattctatcgcactgtTATCAGACCGACTATGTTTTATGGTACAGAGGGTTGGGCGGCCAAGGGAAAGCACGAACATAAGttaagtgtggcagagatgaagatgttgagatggatgagtggtcatacgcaaTTAGATAGaataaggaacgaagatataagagagagagttggagtagtaCCTATTGTGAAAAAGATGGTAAAATCGCGTCTTAGgcggtttggacatgtgagaagaagaccgacagaGCACCCAGTCAAGAGGGTGGGTGaaatggaagatggacaaagggtgAAAGGTAGAGGAAGACCTAAAAAGACCATCCATGAGATGGTCAAACGAGATTTACATGTAAACGGTACATAATAGAGCTCAATGGCGTCATTTAAtccatgtagccgaccccacctagtggggcaaggctttgttgttgttgtattcaATATAATCCAGCTTCTGAGTTTGATTAAATTTAGtccaaaaatatacaactatAAATCTTGTTTTATGCAAATCAGTTCATAtccatttcattcttttttatttcagtTAATTCTTGGTTGCATAATTGCTTCTCTTAAGAGCACCCATGTATCAGTATTACTCAGTAACCCTTATAATTTCTTGTCCTGCGGATCATTTTTAGTTGAGTGTGAAACTTAATAAAGCCCAGCCGGAAAATAAATACCTTTCAATACAATCCTAGAGTTTCTTGTTTCATCTTTTCAAGCAGACATACAATTTCGTCCCATTTTCCTCATTATATCATATTTCAACTTTTATCTCTATTATGATAGTATAGGAAAGGACTAACATAAAACATATGACTAAAATTCTCGTTTTTGGATAAACTTATCCACTTACCTCCTTAAGTACTCTGTAACAAGCTGAATAAACAGCAGGCATGCGAGAAGCGACATATGCAACTGTCTCATCATCCCTGTATGACAGACCGATGTCGCCATAAGAACTCTTGATCTTCCAACGCTTTGATTGTTCGAAAGACTTTAAAGGGTCTTCAACTATCTCCTTTGATGTAGTGGTGGTCAGCTGCAGGTTAACATTCTTGATAGTATTGAAAGATTGAGATAATCTCAACACTTTCCTCTTCATATGTGGATCCTCCTGCTCTATAATCATAAGCCCGCCATGAACAATTGCAATAACACACATGAATTCATAAAACATTGTGTTACATATAATAAAGTGGAAGAAGGTATGCATAGAGAAAAGAAAGGACCTCGAAGGTATTTCTTAATGGCACGGCGAAGACGAAGAGGGACAACAAGGCAACGTTCAGATTGTTTGGCCGCATAGCGGAGGGTTTCAGGAGTGACAATTTTCTGGGCAGTTTCAGACATTGTCTGGGTAGCCATGTTGGCCCAGGATTTAACACACTACTCCTTGTGGTCCAAACAACCACGCTTCTATATCACCAAGTTAGAATTCAATCAATTAGCGATTCATTAAtagacattttaaaaaaaatatgaggtTGATTCTAATGCACAGACAATATATAATGTGATATCTTATGGACAGACAATGTAAAAAGTTCATGcaatcaaaataattgactCACAAAGATGAGCATTCATGTAGTGGGTATGAAAACTAATACTGAGGTAACAATATATAATCTGATATCTATATACAAGTTTTAACactttacataaaattaaatccTATTAGTAAACCGATAATCAATCACAATAAATGGAAACTAAAAGATAATACTACTTTTCATTTCGTTTATGCAATTCTTCGGTATTTCATTTCTTCGCCGGAGAAGTATACTAAGAAATTGCCATCCATTCAAAACTCATCGGCACATGGAAATGAATTCAATTCATATGTGAGCCTTTTTCCTTGATTTGCAAAAACTCATCGGCACCAATCTCAGTTAAGCTTTCATTTCCAAACTGAGCAACATGAAATTCACCTAACATCATTCTgataaagtaaaaaatttgaGCAGCAAACTCAAACTTAAGCAGCAGCAACACATTTGACatcaataataactaaaaagcTATAACggaattaaataataaaatttaccaGGAAGTAAGGGTACTAGACACATAAGTTAGAAAGCTAactatcaaattttaaaataataaaaataaaaagaaacaaaaaaaaaagagaagaattgcagcGGAGAATAGAAAAAGCATTGCGTGTGGCGGGTTTTGGGTTTACGCAATAACCAGCAGTAACCTCTCACTTCCACCAGTAAACTCAACGAGCAGAGCACAGTCACGGAGGAAGCACCAGCAGAGGAGCCTACGGTGACGGCGAGGCGCGGGGACTGACCTCCGTTGGCTGCCGTTATGTGTGGCGGTGTCCGGTGAGTAAGGTAGGGAGGTGAGAGCCGAGCAGGGAGATGGAGACTGGAGAGTGAGTTGGGGTTTGGGGATGGGGAGGGGGCGCCGTTTCTGGCTGGGGACCTGGGCTGGGCAGGGCTCTGGTTTTGGGTTCGGGTAATATCGGATTTCGGGGTTTTGTTTTATCCTCTTCCAGAAATTCAAAACGGTTCGCAGCGGAGGTCTAGATCAAGTGGCAACTATATTGTCTCTTAAACAAGTTGCACCAAATTCGAACAACCTCAAAGTGTGGGTGTGTGAGTGTGTATTGTAATACCTAAAATTAGGGATTGTCCAATTCACTTGATAAAAAAAACGGCACCATTTTagtggttttaaaaaaaaaaaacattgacTCGGTCCGGTTTCCAAAACTGGTCTGTTCACTGGTTTTGATCAAATCCATAACATTAAAAGTGGTTTTACATTCGTTTTCTGATGCACCTTCGATCTGATTGGTGACTCGGCCCGATTTTGACTGGATAACCGATTTTTTAATCCAAGCAGGTCGAGCCAATTTTTATAACTATGGGTTTAATTGTTAGGTGATACTCTTATGATGACATCTTCACATAAAGATAATATTGTGGAttagttgatttgatttgactaaatatatttaattaaggaGAGTATTAAGAGTCAataacttttgtattttgtaattattaattaatcattaatagtatttttaatgatgtGAGATTACATCTAATAATAAGTGATCAttcacttcttttttttatgattaagtACTAGCCACCCttaaacttttcttttaattaatcatCTAAAGGTTTACAATGTCATCTTAATATAAAAATGTCATCATGTGAGTATTTCCTTAATTGTTATATGGTAATAGATTTGCAGAACGTTACTCTTGCGAGTAACTTTACACGAGTAACTTTAAGTTTGACACGGAACCAAGAGAAGGGATCAAAGGAGAGCGCTTTGGTAAACATATTAGCAACTTGTTCTTCAGACCATATGTGAATAACATGAAGCTGATTTTGAGTGACATGTTTTCGAACAAAATGAAGGTCAAACTCAAAATGCTTAGTGCTACTGTGGAGTATAGGATTGGCAACAAAGAGAACCGCGCTAACATTGTCACCGTAAAGAGTTGGAACACCATGAATTCGGACTTGTAGCTCACTAAGGAGGTTCTGGATCCACACAAGTTTAGTAGCAGCAGCGGCCAAGGCACGGTATTCTGCTTCTGTACTCGAACGACTAACAAAAGATTGCTTGTGGCTGGACCATGAGACAATGTTGCCTCCAAGATAAACGCCATAACTAGATGTGCTCCTTCGATCATCAAGATCATAACCCAGTCAGAATCTACAAAAGCAAACAATATAATCGAAGATCAGTGCTGGATTGAAAAACAAGCCCCTGATCGATGGTACCGGAGATATCTCTGAGTATTCATTCAACACAATTCCAATGAGTGATCAGAGGTTGGTGAAGATATTGGCTGACTTTATTAACACTATAGGAGGTCTTGTAAGAGTTGCATATTGCAAGGAGCCCACTATAGACTTGTACAAAGTAGAACTATCAAATAAGTCAGTGCCATGCTTGGACAGTTTTAAATTTGTAACCATTGGAGCAGGGACACCTTTGGAGTGCATTGTAACAAATCACTGATGTACTTTGTTTGAGAGAGATGGTATGCACCGGATGGAAGCTTGTGGGCTTCGATGCCTAGGAAATAAGATAATTCTCCTAAATCTTTAAGGTTGCGTTTGTTTTTAAAAACAGGGCAATATACGACACTAAGACAAAGACAATAGAAATGAgacactaaaaattaatttttgtatattgtgtttggatatAATAGACAATACACTAATGTAATGTCTTATATTATATTCGGATAGATATAGACAAAATTAAGAT belongs to Arachis duranensis cultivar V14167 chromosome 8, aradu.V14167.gnm2.J7QH, whole genome shotgun sequence and includes:
- the LOC107462877 gene encoding uncharacterized protein LOC107462877; this encodes MATQTMSETAQKIVTPETLRYAAKQSERCLVVPLRLRRAIKKYLREQEDPHMKRKVLRLSQSFNTIKNVNLQLTTTTSKEIVEDPLKSFEQSKRWKIKSSYGDIGLSYRDDETVAYVASRMPAVYSACYRVLKEVRKRLPGFSPAKVLDFGAGTGSAFWALQEVWPKSMQKVNLIEPSQSMQRAGRSLIQGLKNLPLIHSYDSIQALSKSIGKSERGHDLVIASYVLGEIPSLQDRITIVRQLWDLTQDVLVLIEPGTPHGSNIIAQMRSHILWMEERRHRKSSLKNEAACKDLMTQKAGAFVVAPCPHDGTCPLVKSGKYCHFVQRMERTSSQRAYKRSKGEPLRGFEDEKFSFVAFRRGQRPREPWPLDDIKLETLKEQHDKRNPEDLEINYEDWLKMQEADDTPHEVVNGITCDSDAAETDKDDGDEDEEYKEAEEETDSADLGGGWGRIIFMPVRRGRQVTMMTYGHFEASIMCAVFNSLWFISWSFGLSIGI